From a region of the Panicum virgatum strain AP13 chromosome 2K, P.virgatum_v5, whole genome shotgun sequence genome:
- the LOC120667540 gene encoding zinc finger MYM-type protein 1-like, producing MKKKHVSIVALWEKAAKAKKTASTSTPNAVEIESNESNVQLALVPLPAQNDGEKNGEAPQPDRGSPTPIVEETASDEEVEMSEIRVDLEALEHDPGKRIPISRYDVNDRDSVRRRYIELGPCQPKNHDFKYRDIGGHPRRFCPVWFKENKWLEYSVEKGAAFCFICYLFKDRIKCPGGDTFVNGGWRNWNLKSRLKKHIGGVTSAHAEAQEKYDRFTTPRTSIRESFASNTTEYKALYVLRLTWTLKCLRFLLRQGLAFRGHDESEQSLNKGNFLELLNWLAGNFDEVDKVVLRNAPQNCKMTCHEIQHELIKCCAQETTKLVIEELGGQHFAILADESADVYQNEQLAVCLRYVDKKGRAVVRFLGIAHVEDTSALTLKAAVEHMLMKYNLTLAMVRGQGYDGASNMKGNANGLKKLIMDESPYAYYVHCFAHQLQLTMVAVAKESGDCTWFFGQLGILLNVLSNSCKKMRMLRMAQAEELIDALELEEVETGRGLNQEMGLGRPCDTRWGSHYKTVMHVISMYPAIRRVLVKIGKEYTTAEAQAAMTMLTSFRSFEFVFMAHLMQEIFGYTEDLSRALQKKDQDIVNAMELVDLTKFHLQCLREEEGWNGFLERVTSFCVKYNIKVVDMEGPYYPVGRPKRGFYNGAMNYHRFHVDMFVSVIDRQLRELNDRFDEVNTELLSCMAAFSPLNSFAAYDQVKLVTLATKFYPKDFTTEELSKLPWQLTMYISHVRRDERFKNLKNLCELSVKLVETEKDDQYHVVYKLLKLVLILPVATASVERVFSTMNFVKNKQRNKMGDQYLNNCLVTFIEREFFSQVKDQDIINLFQQGDRRVIL from the coding sequence ATGAAGAAGAAGCATGTTAGCATAGTTGCATTGTGGGAGAAAGCTGCAAAGGCCAAAAAAACAGCATCCACATCCACACCAAATGCTGTTGAGATTGAGAGTAATGAGAGCAATGTGCAGTTAGCACTTGTGCCACTGCCAGCGCAGAATGATGGTGAAAAAAATGGTGAAGCTCCCCAGCCGGACAGAGGCTCCCCAACTCCAATTGTAGAAGAAACTGCAAGTGATGAAGAGGTTGAGATGTCTGAAATTAGAGTAGATTTGGAAGCGCTTGAGCATGATCCTGGGAAGCGGATTCCCATCTCAAGGTATGATGTCAATGACCGAGATAGTGTTAGAAGGAGATATATTGAGTTAGGGCCATGTCAACCAAAAAATCATGATTTCAAATACAGAGATATAGGTGGTCATCCACGTCGCTTTTGCCCTGTTTGGTTTAAGGAGAATAAATGGCTTGAGTATAGTGTAGAAAAAGGTGCTGCCTTTTGCTTTATTTGCTATTTATTCAAGGATAGAATAAAATGTCCTGGTGGAGATACATTTGTGAATGGTGGATGGAGGAACTGGAACCTAAAATCAAGATTGAAAAAACATATTGGTGGTGTCACTAGTGCTCATGCTGAAGCGCAAGAAAAATATGATAGGTTCACTACACCAAGAACATCAATTCGGGAATCTTTTGCTTCTAACACCACCGAGTACAAAGCTTTATATGTACTCCGTTTGACATGGACACTAAAGTGCTTGAGATTTTTGTTGCGCCAAGGCTTGGCATTTAGAGGGCATGATGAAAGTGAACAGTCACTGAACAAAGGAAATTTTCTTGAGCTCTTAAATTGGCTTGCAGGAAATTTTGATGAGGTTGACAAGGTGGTTCTAAGGAATGCTCCACAAAATTGTAAGATGACATGCCATGAAATACAACATGAGCTCATTAAGTGTTGTGCCCAAGAAACTACTAAGCTAGTAATTGAAGAACTTGGTGGTCAACATTTTGCAATACTTGCTGATGAGTCTGCTGATGTGTACCAGAATGAGCAGCTAGCTGTTTGCTTGCGTTATGTTGATAAAAAAGGACGAGCAGTTGTCAGGTTTCTTGGTATTGCCCATGTTGAAGATACTAGTGCTCTGACACTTAAGGCTGCAGTGGAGCATATGCTTATGAAGTATAATTTGACCTTGGCGATGGTTCGTGGGCAAGGATACGATGGAGCTAGCAATATGAAAGGTAATGCTAATGGGCTGAAGAAACTAATTATGGATGAGTCTCCATATGCTTATTATGTTCATTGCTTTGCTCATCAGCTGCAATTAACTATGGTTGCTGTTGCTAAGGAGAGTGGGGATTGCACATGGTTTTTTGGACAGCTTGGTATCTTGTTAAATGTTCTTAGCAATTCTTGTAAAAAGATGAGAATGCTTCGAATGGCTCAGGCTGAGGAACTAATTGATGCATTAGAGTTGGAGGAAGTAGAAACTGGGAGGGGTTTGAATCAAGAAATGGGTTTGGGAAGGCCATGTGATACTCGTTGGGGCTCTCACTACAAAACTGTGATGCATGTTATCTCTATGTATCCTGCAATCCGACGTGTTCTAGTGAAAATTGGAAAAGAGTATACTACAGCGGAGGCCCAAGCAGCTATGACTATGTTGACATCGTTTCGGTCATTTGAGTTTGTATTCATGGCACACTTGATGCAAGAAATATTTGGTTATACCGAGGACTTGAGTAGAGCTTTGCAAAAGAAAGATCAAGATATTGTGAATGCTATGGAGCTTGTTGATCTTACAAAGTTTCATTTGCAATGCTTGCGGGAAGAGGAAGGATGGAATGGTTTTCTTGAGAGGGTCACTTCTTTTTGTGTGAAGTACAATATTAAAGTTGTTGACATGGAGGGTCCTTATTATCCTGTTGGTAGACCTAAAAGAGGGTTCTATAATGGTGCAATGAACTATCATCGCTTCCATGTTGATATGTTTGTGAGTGTCATTGATAGGCAACTTCGAGAACTGAATGACAGATTTGATGAGGTAAACACAGAACTACTTTCTTGCATGGCAGCATTTAGTCCACTTAATTCATTTGCTGCTTATGATCAAGTCAAGTTGGTTACACTTGCTACAAAGTTTTATCCTAAGGATTTCACAACCGAGGAATTATCGAAACTTCCATGGCAGCTTACTATGTACATTTCTCATGTTCGTAGAGATGAAAGGTTTAAAAATTTGAAGAACCTATGTGAGCTTTCAGTTAAGCTTGTGGAGACAGAAAAAGATGATCAATATCATGTTGTTTACAAGCTTCTTAAGTTGGTGCTAATTCTTCCCGTAGCCACCGCTAGTGTTGAAAGAGTGTTTTCCACGATGAATTTTgtgaagaataagcaaaggaaCAAAATGGGTGATCAATATTTGAACAATTGCTTGGTTACTTTTATCGAGAGAGAATTCTTTAGTCAAGTGAaagatcaggatatcatcaatctCTTCCAACAAGGGGATCGTAGGGTTATATTGTAG